Proteins encoded together in one bacterium window:
- a CDS encoding 1-acyl-sn-glycerol-3-phosphate acyltransferase, with protein MNKVCLFVKTAIFYVGGFLVFLFFYILLLPLTFLPEKTRRDNRFYYWLGEMLSRALVKLSFVRYEIKNLENMPTYPDQPAIILINHASMLDIPLVEVALQGYPHIWLAKPIPLLNILLRRMHLTIERDDPSKQLKIIKQACALAKDHARHLVLFPEGTRHHDGQIHDFFEGFAVFAQHLKRPVIPIFIAGLNKICPKQSLMIDSSKCLVKINIGKPMYADGKTRQEFVDEVRGWFVREMAKYKA; from the coding sequence ATGAACAAGGTGTGCCTTTTTGTTAAGACAGCAATTTTTTATGTGGGTGGCTTTCTTGTTTTTTTGTTTTTTTATATATTGTTGTTGCCACTGACGTTCTTGCCTGAGAAAACACGGCGTGATAATCGTTTTTATTATTGGCTTGGTGAAATGTTGTCACGAGCGCTGGTTAAACTTTCTTTTGTTCGGTACGAGATAAAAAATCTTGAAAATATGCCAACATACCCCGATCAACCCGCGATCATTTTAATTAATCATGCGTCGATGTTGGACATTCCTTTGGTTGAGGTGGCGTTGCAGGGCTACCCGCATATTTGGCTGGCAAAGCCAATTCCGTTGCTTAATATTTTGCTACGACGCATGCATCTGACTATTGAGCGTGACGACCCTTCCAAGCAGCTTAAAATTATTAAACAAGCTTGCGCTTTAGCAAAAGATCATGCCCGCCATCTGGTGTTATTTCCTGAAGGGACGCGCCACCATGATGGTCAGATACATGATTTTTTTGAAGGGTTTGCTGTATTCGCGCAACATCTTAAACGCCCAGTAATCCCGATTTTTATTGCTGGATTAAACAAGATATGCCCCAAGCAGAGTTTAATGATTGATTCTTCTAAATGTCTGGTTAAAATTAACATAGGCAAACCTATGTATGCTGATGGTAAAACGAGACAGGAATTTGTTGATGAGGTGCGGGGGTGGTTTGTAAGGGAAATGGCTAAATATAAAGCGTAA
- a CDS encoding VWA domain-containing protein translates to MFLKFAYPELLFIFVPILLLAIVYRLFLYRFPRYMFPSVVVLGASGLLKGTSYKHVLMGLRFLALCGLLLMIARPQWIDEQSFVNVNGVDIVLAIDVSGSMQLFDDMHDRRSRIQVAKQEAINFIEKRTNDPISVVIFAHDALSRSPLTLDKKFLKDIVGSLELGVIDPNGTFLGTGLATAVSRLKTSAAKSKIVILLTDGAPSVPEKIDPETAIELAKQFDVKVYTIGIGNQQGGFIQHPFLGIQRAGVDLNVALLQKIAQETKGRFFVANNPRDMRTIYDTIDQLERTEHKTDMFHNYYEAFLSFIWAVLLLVGIELLLRFFVWRGVS, encoded by the coding sequence ATGTTTTTAAAGTTTGCATATCCAGAGCTCTTGTTTATTTTTGTACCAATCTTATTGTTGGCGATTGTGTATCGTTTGTTTTTATATCGGTTTCCGCGTTACATGTTTCCGTCCGTAGTAGTTCTTGGTGCCAGTGGCCTTTTAAAAGGAACGAGTTATAAACATGTTTTGATGGGATTGCGTTTTCTTGCATTGTGTGGTTTGTTGTTGATGATTGCGCGACCTCAGTGGATCGATGAGCAATCGTTTGTTAATGTTAATGGTGTTGATATTGTTTTAGCAATTGACGTTTCGGGCAGCATGCAGCTTTTTGATGATATGCATGATCGTCGTTCGCGGATTCAGGTTGCCAAGCAAGAAGCGATTAACTTTATTGAAAAACGTACCAACGATCCAATCAGTGTGGTGATTTTTGCTCATGATGCGCTTTCGCGCTCGCCGTTAACGCTGGACAAAAAATTTCTTAAAGATATTGTTGGCAGCCTTGAGTTGGGCGTTATCGATCCCAACGGAACCTTTTTGGGAACTGGTTTGGCAACAGCAGTTAGTCGTTTGAAAACTTCTGCAGCAAAAAGTAAAATTGTGATTTTATTGACCGATGGTGCGCCAAGTGTGCCAGAAAAAATTGATCCAGAAACTGCCATTGAGTTGGCAAAGCAATTTGACGTAAAAGTATATACCATCGGTATTGGTAACCAGCAAGGTGGTTTTATTCAACACCCATTCTTGGGTATTCAGCGAGCAGGGGTCGATCTCAATGTTGCGTTGTTGCAAAAAATTGCTCAAGAGACGAAGGGACGTTTCTTTGTGGCAAATAACCCGCGCGATATGCGTACTATTTACGATACGATTGATCAGCTCGAACGCACAGAACATAAAACCGATATGTTCCATAACTATTATGAAGCATTTCTAAGCTTCATTTGGGCGGTACTTTTGTTGGTTGGTATAGAATTATTGTTGCGATTTTTTGTATGGCGTGGCGTATCATGA
- a CDS encoding VWA domain-containing protein, translating into MTDIFGIHWAGLDKVLCLPVFVLFIFLVIRNYVRISRCARLLVHPTLRKTIFAHYSGRKQLIKTWCLSTALVLLFLALLQPQWGKKEHTVVQEGRDLLMVLDVSRSMLAQDFKPSRLEFAKLKVRNLLAKLNFERVGLVLFSGSAFMQCPLTIDHAAFLMFLDHVDAEVISSGTTAIDVALQKAIDVYAKSTARKNKNVLLVTDGEDFSTNLAGVKSKAHEQNIRVFALGVGSTEGAPIPILDAHGNQVGHEKDDKGGIALSALNEKLLQQICSELHGSYFKASYDDRDIDAIAHQIQQLEKEKFMDQKISQYEDQYPWLLAGAWLLFLLEWLI; encoded by the coding sequence ATGACGGATATATTTGGCATTCATTGGGCAGGGCTTGATAAAGTTTTGTGTCTGCCTGTTTTTGTATTGTTCATTTTTCTAGTTATTCGTAACTATGTTCGCATTAGTCGCTGTGCGCGGTTATTGGTTCATCCAACGTTGCGTAAAACAATTTTTGCTCATTATTCTGGTCGTAAGCAACTGATCAAAACATGGTGTTTGAGTACGGCGCTCGTGTTGTTATTTTTGGCGCTGTTGCAGCCGCAGTGGGGCAAAAAAGAGCATACGGTGGTTCAAGAGGGTCGCGACTTGCTCATGGTACTAGACGTTTCGCGTAGCATGTTGGCACAAGACTTTAAGCCAAGCCGGCTCGAATTTGCAAAGCTTAAAGTACGCAACTTGTTGGCCAAGCTCAACTTTGAGCGCGTTGGGTTGGTTTTGTTTTCAGGCTCTGCGTTCATGCAATGTCCGTTGACTATTGATCATGCAGCATTTTTAATGTTTCTCGATCACGTTGATGCTGAAGTTATTTCTTCAGGTACCACGGCGATTGATGTGGCGTTACAAAAAGCGATTGATGTGTATGCAAAATCAACCGCGCGTAAAAATAAAAATGTGTTATTAGTTACTGACGGGGAAGATTTTTCAACGAATCTTGCTGGCGTGAAAAGCAAAGCGCACGAGCAAAACATTCGTGTTTTTGCGTTGGGTGTTGGGTCTACCGAAGGTGCACCAATTCCGATTCTTGATGCACATGGCAATCAAGTTGGTCATGAAAAAGATGATAAGGGTGGGATTGCTTTGTCAGCATTGAATGAGAAACTTTTGCAGCAAATTTGTTCTGAGTTGCATGGATCATATTTTAAAGCGAGTTATGACGATCGAGATATCGACGCCATTGCTCATCAGATTCAGCAGCTTGAAAAAGAAAAATTTATGGATCAAAAAATATCACAGTACGAAGATCAGTACCCATGGTTGTTGGCGGGTGCTTGGCTGCTGTTTTTGCTTGAATGGCTTATTTGA
- a CDS encoding tetratricopeptide repeat protein, with protein MKITQTVFFIMLLMPSMVVGGLFTNYAQQKPEETIAELEKKQIDAPHDPYVNYNLGVALYKAGNYAQAVKNFERVAANKKIDEDFSLRARFNAGNSSYRAALEGLGTGWEEKKELDDKILEQAIAQTKAAIASYQEVIKLDDDHEPAKNNKKLADELLKKLEEKKKKQEQEKQDKKDQEKDKEKQDNKQDKDKQDKNDQQKQQDKKDNKNDKKDQKKDEQGQQDRDKSDQQDDKNKQEEGQQNEGDRDQSKQDGDQEKQENQDANKSDEQKEQERKEREQQEQEEQAKTAEQKEQEAAQAAAARAAQGQEQDKDDEGIQKRGVRALLENLDEDESKKQKGFIVQQVKGGNASERQGQKPW; from the coding sequence ATGAAAATAACACAGACGGTATTTTTTATAATGTTGTTGATGCCAAGCATGGTGGTGGGCGGTCTTTTTACCAACTATGCACAACAAAAACCTGAAGAGACTATTGCTGAGCTTGAAAAAAAACAAATCGATGCCCCGCACGATCCCTACGTAAATTATAATTTGGGTGTTGCCTTGTACAAAGCGGGCAACTACGCTCAAGCGGTTAAAAACTTTGAGCGTGTGGCAGCGAATAAAAAAATAGATGAAGATTTTTCTTTGCGAGCCCGCTTTAATGCCGGCAATAGTTCTTATCGAGCAGCGCTTGAAGGTCTTGGTACGGGCTGGGAAGAAAAAAAAGAGTTGGATGACAAAATACTTGAACAAGCCATAGCGCAAACAAAAGCGGCGATTGCCTCTTATCAAGAAGTAATCAAACTTGATGATGACCATGAGCCAGCAAAAAATAATAAAAAACTTGCCGACGAATTACTGAAAAAACTAGAAGAAAAAAAGAAAAAACAGGAACAAGAAAAACAAGATAAAAAAGATCAAGAAAAAGATAAAGAGAAGCAAGATAACAAGCAAGATAAAGATAAACAAGATAAAAACGATCAGCAAAAACAGCAAGACAAAAAAGACAACAAGAACGATAAAAAAGATCAAAAAAAAGATGAGCAGGGCCAGCAAGATCGTGACAAGTCTGACCAGCAAGATGACAAAAATAAGCAAGAAGAAGGTCAGCAAAACGAAGGCGACCGCGATCAGAGCAAGCAAGATGGCGATCAAGAAAAACAGGAGAATCAAGACGCCAACAAATCTGATGAACAAAAAGAGCAAGAGCGAAAAGAGCGTGAGCAGCAAGAGCAAGAAGAGCAAGCAAAAACTGCTGAGCAAAAAGAACAAGAAGCTGCCCAAGCGGCTGCTGCTCGAGCAGCGCAGGGTCAAGAGCAGGATAAAGATGATGAAGGCATACAAAAACGCGGTGTGCGTGCCTTGCTTGAAAATTTAGATGAAGATGAATCAAAAAAACAAAAGGGTTTCATTGTGCAGCAAGTTAAAGGTGGTAATGCATCTGAACGGCAGGGACAAAAACCATGGTAA
- a CDS encoding BatD family protein: MNYVKKIKTVALLLIMLYATQLVQATSIKLMAPDLPIVNKMPTAQVGETFRINVSVSQDRSDSDDVHVRGLGNLVVQGTSQMTNVSIVNGNMVAEKTYEYDVRADRKGQITVGPAVTHEHKKEILSNTLTINVVDLPVAQRQKDAQALDKPSVFVQMETNKKELVVGEPLEVTLQIFMQGKVIEIGATPPTFKGFFVKELDKDFLQGRGSLGDQEYDVRRKRYVIVPMDKGIKQVEPVQVAYTYSEENKGRTGRNSMFADRFFEDFFSRSRVTQQRVRSEGLEIIVGDLLPTTKRVDGVGLFSAFTATLDKDQATLNEPIMLKIELAGKGNIDQIADVRLNLPAGLKSYKSKTAVHDDVTPTAYHGSHKTFEYIIQVPFSGEVTIPAQQFVYFDTQTRDYKTMTTKPVSMTIAPGPDGAASVSSNLSHENKSVHDKKKVTTEIKDIHHIEEDAPLAHHESRALPWWVFLLLILIPALLFKSTMFARPFKRLFCILFGVRLKRNTLAKFEKELELMTKRRQAVELHRFFIDFFAAKYECSAQAITEEWIACKLVDDEWNQEKIDEFLHYLSDCASLSFAAKKNIADDAKLLKNAHYWFLILHK, translated from the coding sequence ATGAATTATGTAAAAAAAATAAAAACAGTTGCACTGTTATTAATCATGCTGTATGCGACTCAGCTGGTGCAAGCAACGTCAATTAAATTAATGGCGCCTGATTTGCCGATAGTCAACAAGATGCCAACCGCACAAGTGGGAGAAACCTTTAGAATCAACGTTTCTGTTTCGCAAGATCGAAGCGATTCAGACGATGTGCATGTGCGCGGCCTGGGTAATTTGGTGGTGCAAGGTACTAGCCAAATGACGAATGTGTCGATTGTGAATGGAAACATGGTTGCAGAAAAAACGTATGAATACGATGTGCGAGCAGACCGAAAAGGTCAGATTACCGTTGGGCCAGCCGTTACGCACGAGCACAAAAAAGAAATTCTTTCCAACACGTTAACGATTAATGTTGTTGATTTGCCGGTGGCGCAACGTCAAAAAGATGCTCAAGCTTTAGACAAGCCGAGCGTGTTTGTGCAGATGGAAACAAACAAAAAAGAGCTTGTTGTTGGAGAGCCGCTCGAAGTTACATTACAAATTTTTATGCAAGGAAAAGTAATAGAGATTGGTGCAACCCCGCCAACATTTAAAGGTTTTTTTGTTAAAGAATTGGATAAAGATTTTTTACAAGGAAGAGGGTCTTTGGGCGACCAAGAATACGATGTTAGGCGTAAGCGCTATGTCATAGTGCCCATGGATAAAGGTATTAAACAGGTTGAGCCGGTACAAGTTGCTTACACGTATTCAGAAGAAAACAAAGGGCGTACCGGGCGTAACTCAATGTTTGCCGATCGTTTTTTTGAAGATTTCTTTTCACGTTCTCGCGTAACGCAGCAGCGTGTACGCTCAGAAGGTTTAGAAATTATCGTGGGCGATTTACTGCCAACAACCAAGCGCGTTGATGGGGTTGGTCTTTTTTCTGCGTTTACCGCAACGTTAGACAAAGATCAGGCTACGTTAAATGAGCCCATTATGTTAAAAATAGAATTGGCGGGCAAAGGCAATATTGATCAAATTGCTGATGTGCGTCTCAATTTGCCGGCAGGTTTAAAATCATACAAATCAAAAACGGCTGTGCATGACGATGTAACGCCAACAGCTTATCATGGCAGCCATAAAACATTTGAGTACATTATTCAAGTGCCATTTTCTGGTGAAGTTACGATTCCTGCCCAGCAATTTGTTTATTTTGATACGCAAACTCGTGATTACAAAACAATGACTACCAAGCCTGTTTCGATGACCATTGCGCCAGGTCCCGATGGTGCTGCCAGTGTGTCATCAAATCTATCGCATGAAAATAAGTCAGTACATGATAAGAAAAAAGTGACGACGGAAATAAAAGATATTCATCACATCGAAGAAGATGCGCCGCTTGCGCATCATGAAAGCAGAGCTTTGCCGTGGTGGGTATTTTTGTTGCTGATTTTGATTCCGGCATTGTTGTTCAAAAGCACCATGTTTGCACGGCCTTTCAAGCGTTTATTTTGCATATTATTTGGAGTTCGATTAAAGCGTAATACGCTTGCTAAGTTTGAAAAAGAACTTGAGTTGATGACTAAGCGTAGGCAGGCAGTTGAGTTGCATCGATTTTTTATAGATTTTTTTGCAGCAAAATACGAATGTTCTGCGCAGGCTATTACGGAAGAATGGATTGCGTGTAAGCTGGTTGACGATGAATGGAATCAAGAGAAGATTGATGAGTTTTTACATTATTTGAGTGATTGTGCCAGTTTAAGTTTTGCGGCTAAAAAAAATATAGCGGATGATGCAAAGCTTTTGAAAAACGCACACTATTGGTTTCTTATTCTGCATAAATGA
- a CDS encoding glycine zipper 2TM domain-containing protein, giving the protein MKRIMAVGRYSCQLALLVILVSCGKHEASTGAFGAVSGAMIGNAVSGRNSKGAGTLVGAALGNLLGREVGKSADQDEKDHKIERRVVAQEQRLREAQLERVRLENELLKRQVKNWCAYCCKRVTLSGANRCPDCGDRLVREKCCERCAGVFEAHSRYRYCPYCPERVLLSYR; this is encoded by the coding sequence ATGAAGAGGATTATGGCAGTTGGCAGGTATAGCTGCCAACTGGCTTTGTTGGTTATTTTGGTAAGCTGTGGCAAGCATGAAGCGTCAACTGGTGCTTTTGGCGCGGTCTCTGGCGCGATGATTGGTAATGCTGTTTCTGGTAGAAACAGCAAAGGTGCTGGTACGTTGGTGGGTGCAGCCCTCGGGAACCTTTTGGGTCGTGAAGTTGGTAAATCAGCTGATCAGGATGAAAAAGACCATAAAATAGAGCGACGCGTTGTAGCACAAGAACAGCGCCTTCGTGAAGCACAACTTGAGCGAGTGCGGCTTGAAAATGAGCTTTTAAAGCGCCAAGTAAAAAATTGGTGTGCTTACTGTTGTAAGCGCGTTACGTTGAGCGGTGCTAACCGTTGTCCAGACTGTGGCGATCGGTTAGTGCGAGAAAAATGCTGCGAGCGTTGCGCAGGAGTTTTTGAAGCTCATTCACGTTATCGCTACTGTCCATATTGTCCAGAACGCGTGTTGCTATCGTATCGTTAA
- the sufC gene encoding Fe-S cluster assembly ATPase SufC codes for MNNVLTINNIHAAVEGTTILNGIQLALEPGRIHAIMGPNGSGKSSLALTLMGHPRYTITEGSVVLRGQKLNDLSPDKRAKLGMFLAMQHPYEIDGVVYKDFLRQAYNAMYDGTDKQLRIRDFHALLLSKVALLKMDPAFIDRFINVGFSGGEKKRAEILQLAVLQPKVAILDEIDSGLDIDALKIVCEGLRAVKHDNPNMAILMITHYQRILQYLKPDVIHVMRHGKIVKSGDASLADELEAHGYDE; via the coding sequence ATGAATAATGTACTGACCATCAACAATATTCATGCTGCCGTTGAAGGCACAACAATTTTAAATGGCATTCAGCTTGCTCTTGAACCTGGCAGAATTCATGCCATTATGGGGCCCAACGGTTCTGGTAAGAGTTCACTGGCGCTTACGCTCATGGGGCATCCGCGTTACACGATTACGGAAGGTTCTGTTGTATTGAGGGGCCAAAAACTTAATGATTTGTCGCCCGACAAACGTGCTAAGCTGGGGATGTTTTTGGCGATGCAACATCCGTATGAAATTGATGGTGTTGTGTATAAAGATTTTTTGCGTCAAGCATACAATGCCATGTACGATGGCACAGATAAGCAATTACGTATTCGCGACTTTCATGCGTTGCTGTTGAGTAAAGTGGCGCTCTTAAAAATGGATCCTGCTTTTATTGATCGCTTTATTAATGTTGGTTTTTCTGGTGGCGAAAAAAAACGCGCCGAAATTTTACAATTGGCGGTCTTGCAGCCAAAAGTCGCGATTCTTGATGAAATTGATTCTGGTCTTGATATTGATGCTTTAAAGATTGTGTGTGAGGGATTGCGCGCGGTAAAGCACGACAATCCCAACATGGCCATTTTAATGATTACGCATTATCAGCGTATTTTGCAGTATCTCAAGCCTGATGTAATTCACGTGATGCGTCACGGCAAAATTGTAAAATCTGGCGACGCTTCACTTGCTGATGAACTTGAAGCTCACGGCTACGACGAGTAA
- a CDS encoding prepilin-type N-terminal cleavage/methylation domain-containing protein has translation MKVQKAFTLIELMIVMAIMAFLAGIAVPQYFHYQLRARQAEVGMILASLHTAQQVYFAENGKYTSVLNGDQGLNWKPEGYRGGGADENFYYTYGFNVPGAQEGIHYFTGKLGAAKENLGQSYADQSSFLAKAAGDLRGKNDIDVWQIDESRKITHVQNGL, from the coding sequence GTGAAAGTACAAAAAGCGTTTACCTTAATTGAATTAATGATTGTAATGGCCATTATGGCCTTTTTAGCAGGCATTGCTGTGCCGCAATATTTTCATTATCAATTGCGTGCCCGCCAAGCAGAAGTTGGGATGATTTTGGCATCGTTGCACACCGCGCAGCAAGTTTATTTTGCAGAAAATGGTAAGTATACCAGCGTGCTGAATGGCGATCAGGGTTTGAATTGGAAGCCTGAGGGGTATCGTGGTGGCGGTGCTGATGAAAACTTTTATTATACGTACGGCTTTAACGTGCCTGGTGCGCAAGAGGGCATTCATTATTTTACTGGCAAGCTCGGTGCAGCTAAAGAAAATTTGGGACAATCGTATGCCGATCAATCAAGCTTTCTTGCCAAAGCAGCGGGTGATTTACGCGGAAAAAATGATATTGATGTGTGGCAGATTGATGAGTCGCGTAAAATTACGCATGTACAAAATGGTCTTTGA
- a CDS encoding prepilin peptidase, with translation MTTFIFLALWILFSLAWGSFLCASAYRVAFDKHFLRTRSHCPACDHRIPWYANLPVISWLALRGKCLNCFAPISLVYPFIELLSSLIFTALLFQTAQLINSWPLLVLETEQVYTLVIYGLFFSCLIFSSATDLFAMVIPQAVTLWLIPVGIALGYSNLLSISGTESLIGAIAGYGCLWLTATIFKVIKKKEGMGVGDMELLGFIGAFLGPLGIWITLMLGSFSALVLGTLYLNIANRDRTTRIPFGPFLSLGAIMYYFFQEPLIALFF, from the coding sequence ATGACCACCTTTATTTTTTTAGCGTTATGGATTTTGTTTTCTTTAGCGTGGGGATCTTTTTTATGCGCTAGTGCCTACCGAGTTGCGTTTGATAAACATTTTTTACGAACTCGTTCTCATTGCCCAGCATGCGATCACCGCATTCCGTGGTACGCCAATCTACCGGTTATTTCGTGGCTGGCTTTGCGCGGCAAATGTTTAAACTGCTTTGCACCAATTTCGTTGGTGTACCCATTTATTGAATTATTATCAAGCTTGATCTTTACCGCCTTACTTTTCCAAACAGCTCAACTTATCAACAGCTGGCCACTACTCGTACTTGAAACAGAACAAGTTTATACGTTAGTAATTTACGGCTTATTTTTTTCTTGTTTAATCTTTTCAAGCGCTACCGATTTGTTTGCCATGGTCATTCCACAAGCAGTAACGCTGTGGTTGATTCCTGTTGGCATAGCACTTGGTTATAGTAACTTATTGTCAATTTCTGGCACAGAAAGTTTAATTGGTGCCATTGCCGGCTATGGCTGCCTGTGGCTTACGGCGACCATTTTTAAAGTAATCAAAAAAAAAGAAGGAATGGGCGTTGGTGACATGGAATTACTGGGATTCATTGGTGCCTTTTTGGGGCCACTCGGTATTTGGATAACTCTCATGCTAGGATCATTTTCAGCACTCGTACTTGGCACACTCTATCTCAATATTGCCAATCGAGATAGAACGACACGCATTCCATTCGGGCCTTTTTTGTCGCTGGGCGCCATCATGTATTATTTTTTTCAAGAACCGCTGATCGCGCTGTTCTTTTAA
- a CDS encoding KpsF/GutQ family sugar-phosphate isomerase, giving the protein MLSEQAESHRTSKHLNPSLIEQELVRVLAAEAASLQFLSQHMPTTAVQLVQIIAQVSGKVIFSGSGKSGLVGQKLASTFASLGVPAFFLHPNDALHGDLGAIQPHDLFIALSKSGTGIELEHIFRFLHSSNLRAILWCCDLGVLSRKADLVIQLPFAQEACHLGLAPSSSSTLMLAFGDAIAITVSKYKRYTKYDFARVHPAGALGKKLLLTVESLMYSESALPLLAPTASFQDVVLTITSKKLGVGIIIDDKQKLLGIITDGDLRRACTQGPTVFEQSAITIMTKNPKTISLHKPAHDALMIMENSNITSLVVVDHDKVCGLIHVHDLIKAGLKGIT; this is encoded by the coding sequence ATGCTGAGCGAACAGGCCGAAAGCCATCGCACATCAAAACACCTTAATCCTTCGCTCATTGAGCAAGAATTGGTTCGCGTTCTTGCAGCTGAAGCAGCAAGTCTTCAATTTTTATCACAACATATGCCGACAACGGCGGTTCAACTTGTGCAAATTATTGCACAGGTTTCAGGAAAAGTTATATTTTCGGGAAGTGGCAAGTCTGGCTTGGTTGGCCAAAAATTAGCGTCAACCTTTGCAAGCTTGGGCGTTCCCGCTTTTTTTTTGCATCCAAACGATGCCTTGCACGGCGATTTGGGTGCTATTCAACCTCATGATCTTTTTATCGCCCTTTCTAAAAGCGGTACCGGCATAGAACTTGAACACATTTTCAGATTTTTGCACAGCAGCAACTTGCGCGCTATTTTGTGGTGTTGCGATTTGGGTGTACTCAGCCGTAAGGCAGATTTGGTCATTCAACTGCCATTTGCCCAAGAAGCGTGCCACTTGGGACTAGCACCTTCAAGCAGCTCAACCTTGATGCTGGCCTTTGGCGATGCAATTGCCATCACTGTTAGCAAATACAAACGTTACACTAAGTACGACTTTGCGCGCGTCCACCCCGCTGGCGCACTAGGCAAAAAATTACTCCTCACCGTTGAATCATTAATGTATTCAGAAAGCGCTCTTCCACTGCTGGCACCAACAGCGTCATTTCAAGATGTGGTACTCACCATTACCTCAAAAAAATTAGGTGTAGGAATTATTATTGATGACAAACAAAAGCTTTTAGGCATTATTACCGATGGCGATTTGCGTCGTGCCTGCACACAAGGCCCCACGGTCTTTGAACAGTCCGCGATTACCATCATGACAAAAAATCCAAAAACAATCTCTTTGCACAAACCAGCACACGATGCGCTTATGATCATGGAAAACAGTAATATTACTTCTTTGGTTGTTGTTGATCATGACAAAGTATGCGGCTTAATTCATGTGCATGATCTCATTAAAGCTGGCCTGAAAGGCATTACATGA
- a CDS encoding ribosome-binding factor A: protein MNERKPNERKKEQKKSFLLREIATLVHKLSQEEPDIAAVFITRVELSADNGICYIYFAAYPDPCVQDFKAAALAMFEKALERLKLYKPSLRTALSKVMHGKYTPSLIFLFDEKQEKVLKINELLDKVQHDLDEHAEQTEGPDA, encoded by the coding sequence GTGAATGAACGAAAACCAAACGAACGAAAAAAAGAACAAAAAAAATCTTTCTTGTTGCGAGAAATTGCAACATTAGTTCATAAACTTTCACAAGAAGAACCTGACATTGCCGCAGTTTTTATTACCAGAGTTGAGCTTTCAGCTGACAACGGTATCTGCTACATCTATTTTGCTGCCTATCCAGATCCATGTGTACAGGATTTTAAGGCTGCAGCGTTGGCAATGTTTGAAAAAGCTCTCGAACGGCTCAAGCTTTATAAACCTTCACTTCGTACTGCTCTTTCAAAAGTCATGCATGGCAAGTATACACCGAGCTTGATTTTCTTATTTGACGAAAAGCAAGAAAAAGTACTCAAGATTAATGAGCTTCTTGATAAAGTTCAACATGATTTGGACGAGCACGCTGAACAAACAGAAGGACCTGACGCGTAA
- the rpsU gene encoding 30S ribosomal protein S21, whose protein sequence is MAKKTFNIEIQVQGNLEKSLKQLKKKIEREGVVRDMKRQVYFEPTTQKKRKRLMRAIKNGILKNIELLSS, encoded by the coding sequence ATGGCAAAAAAAACGTTTAACATCGAAATTCAGGTTCAAGGTAATCTTGAAAAAAGTCTTAAGCAGCTCAAAAAGAAAATTGAACGCGAAGGCGTTGTCCGCGACATGAAGCGTCAAGTGTACTTTGAGCCAACCACGCAAAAAAAGCGTAAACGCCTCATGCGTGCCATTAAGAACGGCATCCTGAAAAATATTGAATTACTGAGCTCCTAG